Proteins from a single region of Salipiger sp. H15:
- the dxs gene encoding 1-deoxy-D-xylulose-5-phosphate synthase has protein sequence MSSRPETPVLDRVTTPADLKRLSDDELIRLAHELRAETISAVSETGGHLGAGLGVVELTVALHAVFDTPRDKLIWDVSHQCYPHKILTGRRDRIRTLRMKDGLSGFAKRSESPYDPFGAGHSSTSISAALGFAMARELGGSCDTGLGDAIAVIGDGSMSAGMAYEAMNNAGHLGKRLIVILNDNEMSIAPPTGAMSSYLSRLYAEAPFHDLKAAAKGAVSLLPPPLREGAKRAKDVLKSMTVGGTLFEELGFSYVGPIDGHDLHQLLPVLRTVKARATGPILIHVLTKKGKGYAPAEDSADRGHARGKFDVVTGEQKKAPSNAPSYTKVFAKTLTQLAAADPRICAVTAAMPDGTGLDLMAERFPGRVFDVGIAEQHGVTFSAGLAAGGLKPFCAMYSTFLQRGYDQVVHDVAIQRLPVRFAIDRAGLVGADGATHAGAFDIAFMANLPGMVVMAAADEAELVHMVATAAAHDEGPIAFRYPRGEGGGVEMPETPQVLPIGKGRMIREGKRVAILSFGTRLSEVLKACEKLEARGISPTVADARFAKPLDRELVLKLAADHEVLVTIEEGAVGGFGSHVAQLLSDEGVFDHGLKFRSMVLPDTFIDHASPDDMYAAAGLDAEHIEQKVLAALGVDVLNRRA, from the coding sequence ATGTCCTCCCGCCCCGAGACACCTGTCCTCGACCGCGTGACCACGCCCGCCGATCTCAAGCGGCTCTCGGATGACGAGCTGATCCGTCTCGCCCATGAATTGCGGGCCGAGACCATTTCGGCTGTTTCCGAAACGGGCGGTCACCTCGGCGCGGGGCTCGGCGTGGTGGAACTGACCGTGGCGCTGCACGCGGTCTTCGACACGCCGCGCGACAAGCTGATCTGGGACGTCTCGCACCAGTGCTACCCGCACAAGATCCTCACCGGCCGCCGCGACCGCATCCGCACGCTGCGCATGAAGGACGGGCTTTCGGGTTTCGCGAAACGCTCCGAGAGCCCCTATGACCCGTTCGGCGCGGGCCACAGCTCGACCTCGATCAGCGCCGCGCTCGGCTTTGCCATGGCGCGCGAGCTGGGCGGCTCCTGCGACACCGGGCTCGGCGACGCCATCGCGGTGATCGGCGACGGCTCGATGTCGGCGGGCATGGCCTACGAGGCGATGAACAACGCCGGCCACCTCGGCAAGCGGCTGATCGTCATCCTCAACGACAACGAGATGTCGATCGCGCCGCCGACCGGCGCCATGTCCTCCTATCTCAGCCGGCTCTACGCCGAGGCGCCGTTCCACGACCTCAAGGCCGCGGCCAAGGGCGCCGTCAGCCTGCTGCCGCCGCCGCTGCGCGAGGGCGCCAAGCGCGCCAAGGACGTGCTGAAGTCGATGACCGTGGGCGGCACGCTCTTCGAGGAGCTGGGCTTCTCCTACGTCGGCCCGATCGACGGGCATGACCTGCACCAGCTGCTGCCGGTGCTGCGTACGGTCAAGGCGCGGGCCACCGGGCCGATCCTGATCCACGTGCTCACCAAGAAGGGCAAGGGCTACGCCCCGGCCGAGGATTCCGCCGACCGCGGACATGCCCGCGGCAAGTTCGACGTGGTCACCGGCGAGCAGAAGAAGGCGCCCTCCAACGCGCCCTCCTACACCAAGGTCTTCGCCAAGACCCTGACGCAGCTCGCCGCCGCCGACCCGCGCATCTGCGCGGTGACCGCGGCCATGCCCGATGGCACGGGGCTCGATCTCATGGCCGAGCGCTTCCCGGGTCGCGTCTTCGACGTGGGCATCGCCGAGCAGCACGGGGTGACCTTCTCCGCCGGTCTCGCGGCGGGCGGGCTGAAACCCTTCTGCGCGATGTATTCGACCTTCCTGCAGCGCGGCTACGACCAGGTGGTGCATGACGTGGCGATCCAGCGCCTGCCGGTGCGCTTCGCCATCGACCGCGCCGGGCTCGTCGGCGCCGACGGCGCCACCCATGCCGGCGCCTTCGACATCGCCTTCATGGCCAACCTGCCGGGCATGGTGGTCATGGCCGCCGCCGACGAGGCTGAGCTCGTGCACATGGTTGCCACTGCCGCCGCGCATGACGAGGGGCCCATCGCCTTCCGCTACCCGCGCGGCGAGGGGGGCGGCGTCGAGATGCCCGAGACGCCCCAGGTCCTGCCGATCGGCAAGGGGCGGATGATCCGCGAAGGCAAGCGCGTCGCCATCCTCAGCTTCGGCACCCGCCTGTCGGAAGTGCTGAAGGCCTGCGAAAAGCTCGAGGCGCGGGGCATCTCGCCCACCGTCGCCGACGCGCGCTTCGCCAAGCCGCTCGACCGCGAGCTGGTCCTGAAACTCGCCGCGGATCACGAGGTTCTGGTCACCATCGAGGAGGGCGCGGTCGGCGGCTTCGGCAGCCATGTCGCGCAGCTTCTCTCGGACGAGGGCGTCTTCGACCACGGGCTGAAGTTCCGCTCCATGGTGCTGCCCGACACGTTCATCGACCACGCCAGCCCCGACGACATGTACGCCGCGGCGGGCCTCGATGCCGAGCATATCGAGCAAAAGGTCCTCGCTGCCCTCGGCGTCGACGTGCTGAACCGCCGGGCCTGA
- a CDS encoding polyprenyl synthetase family protein yields the protein MFAQSLVGAAAAVAAHLETVLAGHAALPVVEAMGYATRGGKALRGYLVLESARLHGVPEGHAIWPACAIEAIHAYSLVHDDLPCMDDDDLRRGLPTVHRKWDEATAVLAGDALQALGFELVSDPRCHPSGEVRADLALSLSRAAGARGMVMGQALDMAAERSDVPLDLAQITALQAGKTGALIRWSAEAGARLAEVDPAPLSAYAERLGLAFQIADDILDVEGDAAMMGKAVGKDAGRGKATFVSLLGLDAAKLRARDLVDEACDALSPYADRAENLRAAARFVISRSN from the coding sequence ATGTTCGCGCAATCCCTTGTGGGCGCGGCGGCGGCAGTCGCGGCGCATCTCGAAACCGTGCTCGCCGGGCACGCGGCGCTGCCGGTGGTCGAGGCCATGGGCTACGCGACCCGCGGCGGCAAGGCACTGCGCGGCTATCTCGTGCTGGAAAGCGCGCGGCTGCACGGCGTGCCCGAGGGCCACGCGATCTGGCCGGCCTGCGCGATCGAGGCCATCCACGCCTATTCGCTGGTGCATGACGACCTGCCCTGCATGGACGACGACGACCTGCGCCGCGGGTTGCCCACCGTCCACCGCAAGTGGGACGAGGCCACCGCGGTCCTTGCGGGCGACGCGCTGCAGGCGCTCGGCTTCGAGCTGGTGAGCGACCCGCGCTGCCACCCCTCGGGCGAGGTGCGCGCCGATCTCGCGCTGTCGCTGTCCCGCGCCGCGGGTGCGCGCGGCATGGTCATGGGGCAGGCGCTCGACATGGCCGCCGAGCGCAGCGACGTGCCGCTCGACCTCGCGCAGATCACCGCGCTGCAGGCGGGCAAGACCGGCGCGCTGATCCGCTGGTCCGCCGAGGCCGGCGCGCGGCTGGCCGAGGTCGATCCCGCGCCGCTCTCGGCCTATGCCGAGCGGCTCGGCCTCGCCTTCCAGATCGCCGACGACATCCTCGACGTCGAGGGTGACGCGGCGATGATGGGCAAGGCGGTGGGCAAGGACGCCGGGCGCGGCAAGGCCACCTTCGTGTCACTGCTCGGGCTGGACGCTGCGAAGCTGCGCGCGCGCGATCTGGTGGACGAGGCCTGCGACGCACTATCTCCCTATGCAGACCGGGCGGAAAACTTGCGGGCCGCAGCCCGCTTCGTTATCTCCCGCAGCAACTGA
- a CDS encoding exodeoxyribonuclease VII small subunit codes for MTDTPVAEMSFEQAMAELEQVVTKLERGEVPLEESIALYQRGSDLRKHCETKLKAAEEKVAAITLDANGEPTGTRPVEGL; via the coding sequence ATGACTGACACCCCCGTCGCGGAAATGAGCTTTGAACAGGCAATGGCAGAGCTCGAGCAGGTGGTGACCAAGCTCGAGCGCGGCGAGGTGCCGCTGGAGGAGTCGATCGCGCTCTACCAGCGCGGCAGCGACCTGCGCAAACATTGCGAGACCAAGCTCAAGGCCGCCGAGGAGAAGGTCGCCGCCATCACCCTCGATGCCAATGGAGAGCCGACGGGCACCAGGCCGGTCGAAGGGCTCTGA
- a CDS encoding histone deacetylase family protein, which yields MGTALITHADCLDHVTPEGHPEQVARLDHVLHALQGLDLLRIAAPRCEDRDILRVHPQSYLDRLIAALPGEGHHRLDEDTWLSPGSLEAARRAVGGAVRAVDAVMANEVRSAFCATRPPGHHAEAETPMGFCLFGNAAIAARHALDHHGLDRVAIVDFDVHHGNGTQALLWDEPRALLITSQQYPLWPGTGAADETGGHDNVLNLPLPPGSGGAAMRAAYEGQAFARLEAFQPELIILSAGFDAHADDPLAELEWTVEDFRWLTHELCRIAQGSAQGRVVSVLEGGYDLRALADSARAHVEELIEAGR from the coding sequence ATGGGCACCGCGCTGATCACCCATGCCGACTGTCTCGACCATGTCACCCCCGAAGGGCACCCCGAGCAGGTCGCGCGTCTCGACCACGTGCTGCACGCGCTGCAGGGGCTGGACCTGCTGCGCATCGCCGCGCCGCGCTGCGAGGACCGGGACATCCTGCGCGTGCATCCGCAGTCCTATCTCGACCGGCTGATCGCGGCGCTGCCGGGCGAGGGGCACCACCGGCTCGACGAGGACACCTGGCTGTCGCCGGGCTCGCTCGAGGCGGCGCGGAGGGCGGTCGGCGGTGCCGTGCGCGCGGTGGACGCGGTGATGGCGAACGAGGTGCGCAGCGCCTTCTGCGCGACGCGCCCTCCCGGCCACCACGCCGAGGCCGAGACGCCGATGGGCTTCTGCCTTTTCGGCAATGCCGCCATCGCCGCCAGGCACGCGCTCGACCACCACGGGCTCGACCGCGTGGCGATCGTCGATTTCGACGTGCACCACGGCAACGGCACGCAAGCGCTGCTCTGGGATGAGCCGCGGGCGCTGCTGATCACCTCGCAGCAATACCCGCTCTGGCCCGGCACCGGCGCGGCGGACGAGACCGGCGGTCACGACAACGTGCTCAACCTGCCGCTTCCCCCGGGCTCCGGAGGGGCCGCGATGCGCGCCGCCTACGAGGGCCAGGCCTTCGCGCGGCTCGAGGCCTTCCAGCCAGAGCTGATCATCCTCTCCGCCGGTTTCGACGCCCATGCCGACGACCCGCTGGCCGAGCTCGAATGGACGGTCGAGGATTTCCGCTGGCTGACGCACGAGCTGTGCCGGATTGCGCAGGGCTCCGCACAGGGGCGGGTGGTCTCGGTTCTCGAAGGTGGTTATGATCTGCGCGCGCTCGCGGACTCGGCCCGGGCCCATGTAGAAGAATTGATCGAGGCAGGCAGATGA
- a CDS encoding response regulator, with product MSDPDAHLLIVDDDERIRSLLQKFLIRHGFLVSAARDAAHARRLMAGLDFDLIVLDVMMPGEDGISLTRAIRETRRTPIMLLTARGETEDRITGFEAGADDYLPKPFEPKELLLRINAILRRMPETSVADALQPKLLTLGPIRYDIERGEMWHGDDLVRLTATESQLMRIFSAKPGQALSRTRLVEELGRDKGQAQERAVDVQITRLRRKIESDPKQPRYLQTVRGAGYMLAPD from the coding sequence ATGAGTGATCCCGACGCCCACCTGCTGATCGTCGACGACGACGAACGGATCCGCAGCCTGCTGCAGAAGTTCCTGATCCGGCACGGTTTCCTGGTCAGCGCCGCGCGCGACGCGGCGCATGCGCGGCGCCTCATGGCCGGGCTCGACTTCGACCTCATCGTGCTCGACGTGATGATGCCGGGCGAGGATGGCATCAGCCTCACCCGCGCCATCCGCGAGACCCGCCGCACGCCGATCATGCTGCTCACCGCCCGGGGCGAGACCGAGGACCGGATCACCGGGTTCGAGGCCGGGGCGGACGACTACCTGCCCAAGCCCTTCGAGCCGAAGGAGCTGCTGCTGCGGATCAACGCCATCCTGCGGCGGATGCCCGAGACCTCGGTCGCCGACGCGTTGCAGCCGAAGCTGCTGACGCTGGGTCCGATCCGCTACGACATCGAGCGCGGCGAGATGTGGCACGGCGACGATCTCGTGCGGCTCACCGCCACCGAAAGCCAGTTGATGCGGATCTTCTCGGCCAAGCCCGGGCAGGCGCTGAGCCGGACGCGCCTCGTCGAGGAGCTCGGGCGCGACAAGGGGCAGGCGCAGGAACGCGCCGTGGACGTGCAGATCACCCGCCTGCGCCGCAAGATCGAGAGCGACCCCAAGCAGCCGCGCTACCTGCAGACGGTGCGCGGCGCGGGGTACATGCTCGCGCCGGACTGA
- a CDS encoding MarR family transcriptional regulator: MADASASQVLGGESLLYLTDEQLRQGIEAMFFAYRGFTADPDRILQGLSYGRAHHRAIHFIHCAPGTTVNNLLNILGVTKQSLNRVLRTLVEDGLVESRVGRADKRERHLFLTESGDALEKQLSDAQRARMRAAYRQVGPEAVAGFKQVLEAMMDPDMQRQYQRLREHRG, translated from the coding sequence ATGGCGGACGCGTCGGCAAGTCAGGTTCTGGGTGGCGAGTCGCTGCTCTATCTGACGGATGAGCAGCTGCGGCAGGGGATCGAGGCGATGTTCTTCGCCTATCGCGGCTTCACCGCCGACCCGGACCGCATCCTGCAGGGGCTCAGCTACGGCCGCGCGCATCACCGGGCGATCCATTTCATCCATTGCGCGCCGGGCACCACGGTCAACAACCTGCTCAACATCCTCGGCGTCACCAAGCAGTCGCTGAACCGGGTGCTCCGCACGCTGGTCGAGGACGGGCTGGTCGAGAGCCGGGTCGGCCGCGCGGACAAGCGCGAGCGTCACCTCTTCCTCACCGAGTCGGGCGACGCGCTGGAAAAGCAGCTGTCGGACGCGCAGCGCGCCCGGATGCGCGCCGCCTATCGACAGGTCGGCCCCGAGGCGGTCGCGGGCTTCAAGCAGGTGCTCGAGGCGATGATGGATCCCGACATGCAGCGCCAGTACCAGAGGCTGCGGGAGCATCGCGGATGA
- a CDS encoding branched-chain amino acid aminotransferase: protein MEGAFDDRDGKIWMDGQMVEWRDAKVHILTHALHYASSVFEGERAYNGKIFLGREHSERLHFSAGELDFKIPYTVEEIDAAKDAVLKANGFTNAYVRAVAWRGAGQDMGVASARNPVRLAIAAWAWGNYYGDAKMKGAKLDIAKWKRPSPETIPVHAKAAGLYMICTTSKHAAEAKGCSDALFMDYRGYVAEATGANIFFVKDGEVHTPTPDCFLNGLTRQTVIRLLKEKGITVHERHILPEELEGFEQCWLTGTAAEVTPVGQIGDYTFEVGALTRDIAETYEKLVRS, encoded by the coding sequence ATGGAAGGAGCTTTCGACGATCGCGACGGCAAGATCTGGATGGATGGCCAGATGGTGGAATGGCGGGATGCCAAGGTACACATCCTGACGCATGCGCTGCATTACGCGAGCTCTGTCTTCGAGGGGGAGCGGGCCTACAACGGCAAGATCTTCCTTGGGCGCGAGCACTCGGAGCGGCTGCATTTCTCCGCCGGCGAGCTCGACTTCAAGATCCCCTACACCGTCGAGGAGATCGACGCGGCCAAGGACGCGGTGCTGAAGGCCAATGGCTTCACCAACGCCTATGTTCGCGCCGTGGCGTGGCGCGGCGCGGGTCAGGACATGGGTGTCGCCTCGGCGCGCAACCCTGTGCGCCTGGCGATCGCGGCCTGGGCCTGGGGCAACTACTACGGTGACGCGAAGATGAAGGGCGCCAAGCTCGACATCGCGAAATGGAAGCGTCCGAGCCCCGAGACGATCCCCGTGCACGCCAAGGCGGCGGGCCTTTACATGATCTGCACCACGTCAAAGCACGCGGCCGAGGCCAAGGGCTGCTCGGACGCGCTGTTCATGGACTACCGCGGCTACGTGGCCGAGGCGACCGGCGCCAACATCTTCTTCGTCAAGGACGGCGAAGTGCACACGCCGACGCCCGACTGCTTCCTCAACGGCCTCACCCGTCAGACGGTGATCCGGCTGCTGAAGGAGAAGGGCATCACCGTGCACGAGCGCCACATCCTGCCCGAGGAGCTGGAAGGCTTCGAGCAGTGCTGGCTGACCGGCACCGCTGCCGAAGTGACCCCGGTGGGCCAGATCGGCGACTACACCTTCGAGGTCGGCGCGCTGACCCGCGACATCGCCGAGACCTACGAGAAGCTCGTCCGCTCCTGA